Proteins encoded in a region of the Clostridium butyricum genome:
- a CDS encoding endonuclease/exonuclease/phosphatase family protein — translation MRIVTWNCNGGFRNKFEYIKKYNADIYVIQECENPLTSDDNSYKEFAQNYMWVGYKNKGLGIFGNQNIKLTNNNWDTYGLEWFISCTVNDNFTLLGLWGSGNYIEDIYVYLKIHQRQLEGLEKVVVCGDFNSNSIWDKKHKRRTHSAVVEDLEKLNLYSCYHLKNDEVQGSETKPTFYLYRKSNKGYHIDYCFCSKEHLKDLQIGEFSKWIKLSDHMPLVVDVDI, via the coding sequence ATGAGAATTGTTACATGGAATTGTAATGGTGGATTTAGAAATAAATTTGAATATATTAAGAAGTATAATGCTGATATTTATGTTATTCAAGAGTGTGAAAATCCTTTGACGAGTGATGATAATAGCTACAAGGAATTTGCACAAAACTATATGTGGGTAGGCTATAAAAATAAAGGGTTAGGTATTTTTGGAAATCAAAATATCAAACTTACAAATAACAATTGGGATACTTATGGTTTAGAGTGGTTTATATCATGCACAGTAAATGATAATTTTACATTACTTGGATTGTGGGGGAGTGGAAATTACATAGAAGATATATATGTATATTTAAAAATACATCAGAGGCAACTAGAGGGCTTAGAAAAAGTAGTTGTATGTGGAGATTTTAATAGTAATAGTATTTGGGATAAGAAGCATAAGAGGAGAACTCATTCAGCAGTTGTTGAAGATTTAGAAAAGTTAAACTTATACAGCTGTTACCATCTTAAGAATGATGAAGTACAAGGAAGTGAAACTAAACCAACATTTTATTTATACAGAAAGAGCAATAAAGGGTATCACATTGATTATTGCTTTTGCTCCAAGGAGCATTTAAAAGATTTACAGATAGGAGAATTTAGTAAATGGATTAAATTGAGTGACCATATGCCTTTAGTTGTAGATGTTGATATTTAA
- a CDS encoding HEPN domain-containing protein encodes MKKEYNGQWYYAESEDEKFNGRLIIEDNRIILKVYGRMCRHNEFELYRTINGITNDGKKVTLIKCMCISYPFLGGSEMIYTAEKLILGNCYKDSDAINIKTITCNYTDLDKWFFQNSLKVESNEDGFDIRYNEPEIEEFDIGDFKIIFKSKKSCKGNLYNKITFENNLSIEFSFKEPVNIVDAIDTINHFRNLLTIFSNNKISFYNIRLVDYENINISLILNKMHVEKFTDKEPYDIFIRYSDIKENFKDIVERWYKNKEKIQPIVDYLSYLIEEDKFVVPLTFMTTIQAIEAFHRRTRNNVKINEDEHEIKVSRILNSLSNEDDIEWLSEILKYTNEPALPKRLKEMFKEVKFLVAIPSKIRDKLCWKICNTRNYYTHFSEDKKKDIMSIDEMFSLTNYLKLILRVLIFKDLEISDEDISNRLEEVDDEKYVIKFFEKEFKI; translated from the coding sequence TTGAAGAAAGAGTATAATGGTCAGTGGTATTATGCTGAGAGTGAGGATGAAAAATTTAATGGAAGATTAATTATTGAAGATAATAGAATAATATTAAAAGTTTATGGAAGAATGTGTAGACATAATGAATTTGAGTTATATAGAACTATAAATGGAATAACTAATGATGGAAAAAAGGTAACATTGATAAAATGTATGTGTATTAGCTATCCATTTTTAGGTGGTAGTGAAATGATATACACTGCTGAAAAGCTGATTTTGGGAAATTGCTATAAAGATAGTGATGCTATTAATATAAAAACAATTACTTGTAACTATACAGATTTAGATAAATGGTTTTTTCAGAATAGTTTAAAAGTTGAGAGTAATGAAGATGGATTTGATATACGGTATAATGAACCAGAAATTGAAGAATTTGATATAGGAGATTTTAAAATAATCTTTAAAAGCAAAAAGAGTTGTAAAGGAAATTTATACAATAAAATAACTTTTGAAAATAACTTAAGTATTGAGTTTTCTTTTAAAGAACCAGTTAATATTGTAGATGCTATAGATACGATTAATCATTTTAGAAATTTATTAACTATATTTAGTAACAATAAAATATCATTTTATAATATAAGACTAGTAGATTATGAAAATATAAATATATCACTGATATTAAACAAAATGCACGTTGAGAAATTTACTGACAAAGAGCCATATGATATCTTTATAAGATATAGTGATATCAAAGAAAATTTTAAAGATATAGTTGAAAGATGGTATAAAAATAAGGAAAAAATACAACCAATAGTAGATTATTTAAGTTATCTTATTGAAGAAGATAAGTTTGTTGTTCCACTTACCTTTATGACTACCATACAAGCTATTGAAGCTTTTCATAGAAGAACAAGAAACAATGTAAAAATAAATGAAGATGAGCATGAAATAAAAGTTAGTAGGATTTTAAATAGTCTTAGCAATGAGGACGATATTGAGTGGTTGTCTGAAATATTAAAATATACAAATGAGCCAGCATTACCAAAACGTTTAAAAGAGATGTTTAAAGAAGTTAAGTTCTTAGTTGCAATTCCATCTAAGATACGAGATAAATTATGTTGGAAAATATGTAATACAAGAAATTATTATACTCATTTTAGTGAAGATAAGAAAAAGGATATAATGAGTATCGATGAAATGTTTAGCCTTACAAATTATTTGAAGTTAATTTTGAGAGTATTAATATTTAAAGATTTAGAAATAAGTGATGAGGATATTTCTAATAGATTAGAAGAGGTGGATGATGAGAAATATGTGATAAAGTTTTTTGAGAAAGAATTTAAAATATAG